In a genomic window of Rhodovulum sp. P5:
- a CDS encoding phosphoribosylanthranilate isomerase → MRVRIKICCIATPEEAMLAIRLGADALGLVAAMPSGPGPISDDAIAEITALVPPPVATFMLTAETTAEAIAAHIDRTGPSTVQIVSHIAPEESRALMTLRPDIRRVQVIHVEDRGALDLIPHYAPFVHAFLLDSGRPGASVPELGGTGRPHDWSISRDFVAASPRPVFLAGGLTAGNVRQAVEQVRPFGLDLCSGVRTDGKLDEVKLRAFMRAANGS, encoded by the coding sequence ATGCGTGTCAGAATCAAGATCTGCTGTATCGCCACGCCCGAGGAAGCGATGCTTGCCATACGCCTTGGGGCAGATGCCCTCGGGCTGGTTGCGGCCATGCCCTCTGGGCCCGGTCCGATCTCCGATGATGCGATTGCCGAGATCACGGCCCTCGTCCCGCCACCGGTTGCGACCTTCATGCTGACGGCCGAGACCACGGCGGAGGCGATTGCGGCGCATATCGACCGAACGGGCCCCTCGACGGTTCAGATCGTCTCTCACATCGCGCCAGAGGAATCCCGTGCGCTGATGACTTTGCGTCCCGATATCCGCAGGGTGCAGGTGATCCATGTCGAGGATCGGGGCGCGCTGGACCTGATCCCGCATTACGCGCCCTTCGTTCATGCCTTCCTGCTGGATTCCGGCAGGCCGGGCGCCTCGGTGCCGGAACTCGGCGGAACGGGGCGCCCCCATGACTGGTCGATCAGTCGGGATTTCGTGGCGGCCAGCCCGCGGCCGGTGTTTCTTGCCGGGGGTCTGACTGCGGGCAACGTGCGGCAAGCCGTGGAACAGGTGCGCCCGTTCGGGCTGGATCTGTGTTCGGGGGTGCGAACCGATGGCAAGCTGGATGAGGTCAAGCTGCGGGCCTTCATGCGGGCGGCCAACGGGTCATAG
- a CDS encoding universal stress protein codes for MSGILMALVDGSAYSESVCRHVAWIAKRTGAQVKLYHVLDPRRAQGQRDLSGSIRLGARSNLMKQLSDLDEQHAKLSQAQGRAILEDAKALIEGEGVADVITRLRHDDIVNTVEQKEDVADMIVIGKRGEAAGLESPHLGSNFERIVRASHKPVFVANRAFAPIKRVLIAYDGGVSAMKAVDYVARDPLFSGLEVVVATVGHESADLRKALDNARATLNAGGHEAEVRTLKGAPDKALAELVETGGIDLLVMGAYGHSRIRTMVIGSTTTEMIRSCKVPVVLMR; via the coding sequence ATGTCCGGTATTCTGATGGCGCTGGTCGACGGCTCGGCCTATTCCGAAAGCGTGTGCCGCCATGTGGCGTGGATCGCGAAACGCACCGGGGCGCAGGTGAAACTCTACCACGTGCTCGACCCGCGCCGGGCGCAGGGGCAGCGGGACCTGTCAGGCTCGATCCGGCTGGGGGCGCGGTCCAACCTGATGAAGCAGTTGTCCGACCTGGACGAGCAGCACGCGAAACTGTCTCAGGCGCAGGGCCGCGCGATCCTGGAAGATGCCAAGGCCCTGATCGAGGGCGAGGGGGTGGCCGATGTCATCACCCGGCTGCGCCATGACGACATCGTCAACACGGTGGAGCAGAAGGAAGACGTGGCCGACATGATCGTGATCGGCAAACGGGGGGAGGCCGCGGGGCTGGAAAGCCCGCATCTTGGGTCGAACTTCGAGCGGATCGTGCGCGCCAGCCACAAGCCCGTCTTCGTGGCAAACCGGGCGTTCGCACCCATCAAGCGGGTGCTGATCGCCTATGATGGCGGCGTGTCCGCGATGAAGGCGGTCGACTACGTGGCGCGCGACCCGCTGTTTTCGGGGCTGGAGGTCGTGGTGGCCACGGTGGGCCATGAATCGGCGGACCTGCGCAAGGCGCTGGACAATGCGCGCGCGACCTTGAACGCAGGTGGGCACGAGGCCGAGGTTCGCACCCTGAAGGGCGCCCCCGACAAGGCGCTGGCAGAGCTGGTCGAGACCGGCGGGATCGATCTGCTGGTGATGGGCGCCTATGGTCATTCCCGCATCCGGACCATGGTCATCGGCTCGACGACGACGGAGATGATCCGCTCCTGCAAGGTGCCGGTCGTCCTGATGCGGTAG
- a CDS encoding OmpA family protein yields MTRARHPVILAAIGAIGLSACVDTTSGDSNSNLKRGAAIGAGAGALAGMIATGGGKHDARDALVGAAIGAGIGAAFGNELDKQAQELRGNLGDDRISVVNTGSELVVTMPQDILFATDSAALRPDLQADLRVLASSLNDYPQTTVDVIGHTDNTGAAAYNQDLSARRAASVSAVLTRSGVAPSRVRAYGRGEDQPVASNLSASGRAQNRRVEIIIRPMA; encoded by the coding sequence ATGACCCGTGCAAGACATCCCGTCATCCTTGCTGCGATTGGCGCCATCGGCCTGAGCGCCTGCGTGGACACCACCTCGGGCGATTCCAACAGCAACCTCAAAAGGGGCGCGGCCATCGGGGCCGGTGCGGGGGCGCTGGCCGGCATGATCGCGACCGGCGGCGGCAAGCACGATGCCCGCGACGCATTGGTGGGTGCGGCCATCGGGGCCGGGATCGGCGCGGCCTTCGGCAACGAACTGGACAAGCAGGCGCAGGAATTGCGCGGCAACCTTGGCGATGACCGGATCTCTGTCGTGAACACCGGGTCGGAACTGGTGGTTACCATGCCACAGGACATCCTGTTCGCGACCGATAGCGCGGCCCTGCGCCCGGACCTGCAGGCCGACCTGCGCGTGCTGGCCAGCAGCCTGAACGACTATCCGCAGACCACGGTCGACGTGATCGGGCACACCGACAACACCGGCGCCGCAGCCTATAACCAGGACCTGTCCGCCCGCCGGGCCGCATCGGTATCCGCCGTCCTGACCCGTTCGGGCGTCGCGCCATCCCGCGTGCGGGCCTATGGGCGCGGAGAGGACCAGCCCGTCGCCTCCAACCTCTCGGCGTCGGGCCGGGCGCAGAACCGCCGGGTAGAGATCATCATTCGCCCGATGGCCTAA
- a CDS encoding TonB family protein — MGRPARGGPDARRTERAPCAASPSGQSGRVCRSVPAAGRPSRAKRPALHRGAGHIPHPGRASPCQAPAAAASRTGRRPAHRRPRPQARPHAAPATKAPTAAPAAAPQRAAGTGGKGHAGRAASPAASTLSEARAHSLIAKWGAGIRARVERRKRYPRAAGRAAGTVTIALTVAPDGRLQSAHIARTSGHPALDAAALGAVRAAAPFARAAKGLTDSSYRFTLPIRFAP, encoded by the coding sequence GTGGGAAGACCCGCCCGAGGCGGTCCAGACGCTCGCCGCACCGAACGCGCCCCTTGCGCTGCCTCACCTTCCGGACAGAGCGGACGCGTTTGTCGAAGCGTCCCCGCCGCTGGCCGCCCTTCCCGCGCCAAGCGCCCTGCCCTCCATCGCGGCGCCGGACACATCCCCCACCCCGGCCGTGCCAGCCCCTGCCAAGCCCCTGCCGCAGCCGCAAGCCGAACCGGCCGACGCCCCGCCCATCGCCGCCCCCGTCCGCAGGCGCGGCCACACGCCGCCCCCGCGACCAAGGCACCAACAGCCGCGCCTGCGGCGGCACCGCAACGGGCCGCGGGAACCGGGGGCAAGGGGCATGCCGGGCGCGCCGCGTCCCCGGCCGCATCGACGCTGTCAGAGGCCCGCGCCCACAGCCTGATCGCGAAATGGGGGGCCGGGATCAGGGCCCGTGTCGAACGGCGCAAGCGATACCCGCGCGCAGCGGGCCGTGCCGCGGGCACCGTGACCATCGCCCTGACCGTGGCCCCCGACGGGCGCCTGCAAAGCGCCCATATCGCGCGCACCTCGGGGCACCCGGCACTCGACGCGGCCGCCCTTGGCGCGGTGCGCGCCGCCGCTCCCTTCGCACGGGCCGCGAAAGGGCTGACCGACAGCAGCTACCGCTTTACCCTGCCGATCCGGTTTGCACCGTGA
- a CDS encoding MotA/TolQ/ExbB proton channel family protein, with protein MDIPSSPFAAALGRPFADLAALFDKGGPAIWAIAALSVVTVALVLWKTWRLLSSGAFSGGRRTAQAAALWQQGNHDAALALVEGRRSLRARMARAAMRALRDPGLSIEAAEAETGRVARALLSEARTGLRSLELIATVAPLLGLLGTVMGMIGAFQALEATGNRADAAVLAGGIWEALLTTAAGMAVAIVASVALVWFESIAERLRHDMEDAATVIFLRARPRAALVPGRRPDAAA; from the coding sequence ATGGACATACCCTCTTCTCCCTTCGCCGCAGCCCTTGGCAGACCGTTCGCCGATCTTGCGGCGCTCTTCGACAAGGGCGGCCCCGCGATCTGGGCCATAGCCGCGCTTTCGGTCGTGACTGTCGCGCTGGTCCTGTGGAAGACGTGGCGCTTGCTGTCATCGGGGGCGTTTTCGGGCGGGCGGCGCACGGCGCAGGCGGCCGCACTCTGGCAACAGGGGAACCATGACGCGGCGCTGGCGCTGGTCGAGGGGCGCCGGTCGCTTCGGGCGCGGATGGCCAGGGCCGCGATGCGGGCCCTGCGCGATCCCGGCCTGAGCATCGAGGCCGCCGAGGCCGAAACCGGCCGCGTGGCCCGCGCACTGCTGAGCGAGGCGCGCACCGGTCTGCGGTCGCTGGAACTGATCGCCACGGTCGCCCCCCTGCTGGGGCTTCTGGGCACCGTGATGGGCATGATCGGTGCGTTTCAGGCGCTGGAGGCCACGGGCAACCGCGCCGATGCCGCGGTACTGGCCGGCGGCATATGGGAGGCGCTTCTGACCACCGCGGCGGGCATGGCCGTGGCCATCGTCGCCTCTGTCGCGCTGGTGTGGTTCGAAAGCATCGCCGAACGGCTGCGCCATGACATGGAAGACGCCGCAACGGTGATCTTCCTGCGGGCAAGGCCGCGCGCCGCGCTCGTGCCGGGCAGACGGCCCGACGCCGCGGCATGA
- a CDS encoding biopolymer transporter ExbD — protein MLIPAPPRPPRREMVLPMINVVFLLLVFFMLAARVAPPDPLPVTLPEAAAGDPADGPLVLHLGANGQLAFRDAMGEDAALTALRVALGDAERDGPMPKVLLRADRAVPGARVAALLPQLAALGLRDVSLVTSRP, from the coding sequence ATGCTGATCCCTGCCCCCCCGCGCCCGCCCCGCCGCGAGATGGTCCTGCCGATGATCAACGTGGTGTTCCTGCTGTTGGTCTTTTTCATGCTGGCGGCGCGTGTTGCCCCGCCGGACCCGTTGCCGGTGACCCTGCCGGAGGCTGCTGCCGGCGATCCGGCCGACGGCCCGCTTGTCCTTCACCTCGGTGCGAACGGACAACTCGCCTTTCGCGATGCGATGGGGGAAGACGCCGCCCTGACCGCCCTTCGCGTCGCGCTGGGCGATGCCGAACGCGATGGCCCGATGCCCAAGGTGCTGCTGCGCGCAGACCGCGCGGTGCCCGGGGCGAGGGTCGCGGCACTGCTCCCGCAACTCGCCGCGCTGGGGCTGCGCGACGTGTCGCTGGTGACGTCGCGGCCATGA
- a CDS encoding biopolymer transporter ExbD gives MSFSFGAPPRPRRPNLTPMIDVVFLLLVFFMLASRFGSDMVVPLTLAGTGGTYAGPPRLVDIHPDALSLNGVAVDGANIAGRLAPLMSSDADMVVLRARDGADLQRVIAVMERLEAAGFSRLVLVE, from the coding sequence ATGAGTTTCTCCTTCGGGGCGCCCCCGCGCCCGCGCCGGCCCAATCTGACGCCGATGATCGACGTGGTGTTCCTGCTGCTGGTGTTTTTCATGCTCGCCTCCCGCTTCGGTTCGGACATGGTTGTGCCGCTGACCCTTGCCGGGACGGGCGGCACCTATGCCGGCCCACCCCGGCTGGTCGATATCCACCCCGATGCGCTGTCCCTGAACGGCGTGGCCGTGGATGGGGCGAATATCGCGGGGCGGCTGGCGCCACTGATGTCCTCCGACGCCGACATGGTCGTCCTCCGGGCACGCGACGGGGCCGATCTGCAGCGGGTCATCGCGGTGATGGAACGGCTGGAGGCCGCCGGGTTCAGCCGCCTGGTGCTTGTGGAATAG
- a CDS encoding SulP family inorganic anion transporter: MKALYAYRDQWFGNVRGDILAGLVVALALIPEAIAFSIIAGVDPKVGLYASFSIAVIVAITGGRPGMISAATAATAVLMVTLVKEHGLQYLLAATVLAGLIQIGAGLAKLGHLMRFVSRSVITGFVNALAILIFLAQVPELIGVTWITYVMVAAGLAIIYLFPLLTTAVPSPLVTIIVLTIVSMGLGLDVRTVSDMGALPDTLPVFLIPDIPLTLETLQIILPYSIGVAAVGLLESLMTQTIVDDLTDTTSDRNQECIGQGIANTCTGFIGGMAGCAMIGQSMINVKSGGRGRLSTFTAGAMLLFLIVVLGDLVGQIPMPALVAIMIMVSIGTFSWSSIRQLRDHPRSSSIVMLATVFFVVYTHNLAIGVLVGVLLSGIFFSAKIAQLFRVTSEISPDGRERTYVVEGQLFFASTEEFMKAFDFKEALERVTIDVSRAHIWDVSSVAALDMAVLKFRREGAEVEIRGMNEASETIVDKLGVHDKPGAMEDLLGH; encoded by the coding sequence ATGAAAGCACTTTACGCCTATCGCGACCAGTGGTTCGGCAATGTGCGCGGCGACATCCTTGCGGGGCTTGTCGTGGCGCTGGCCCTGATCCCCGAGGCCATCGCGTTCTCGATCATCGCGGGCGTGGACCCCAAGGTCGGGCTCTACGCCTCCTTCTCCATCGCGGTCATCGTGGCGATCACCGGCGGGCGGCCCGGCATGATCTCGGCCGCGACGGCGGCAACGGCCGTGCTGATGGTCACGCTGGTGAAGGAGCACGGTCTGCAATATCTGTTGGCCGCAACCGTGCTGGCAGGGCTGATCCAGATCGGGGCGGGGCTTGCGAAGCTGGGGCACCTGATGCGCTTCGTCTCGCGATCGGTCATCACCGGCTTCGTGAACGCGCTGGCGATCCTGATCTTCCTTGCGCAGGTGCCAGAGTTGATCGGGGTGACGTGGATCACCTATGTGATGGTCGCGGCGGGGCTTGCGATCATCTACCTGTTCCCGCTGCTGACGACGGCGGTGCCCTCGCCGCTTGTGACCATCATCGTGCTGACCATCGTCAGCATGGGGTTGGGCCTTGATGTGCGCACGGTCAGCGACATGGGCGCGCTGCCCGACACGCTGCCGGTGTTCCTGATCCCCGACATCCCGCTGACCCTGGAAACGCTGCAGATCATCCTGCCCTATTCCATCGGGGTCGCGGCGGTGGGGCTGCTGGAAAGCCTGATGACCCAGACGATCGTGGACGATCTGACCGACACGACCAGCGACCGGAACCAGGAATGCATCGGGCAGGGCATCGCCAACACCTGCACCGGGTTCATCGGCGGCATGGCGGGTTGCGCGATGATCGGCCAGTCGATGATCAACGTGAAATCCGGCGGGCGCGGGCGGCTCTCGACGTTCACCGCGGGCGCGATGCTGTTGTTCCTGATCGTGGTGCTGGGCGATCTGGTGGGCCAGATCCCGATGCCCGCGCTGGTGGCGATCATGATCATGGTTTCGATCGGGACGTTCTCTTGGTCCTCGATCCGGCAGTTGCGCGACCATCCCCGGTCGTCGTCCATCGTGATGCTGGCGACGGTGTTCTTCGTGGTCTACACCCATAACCTCGCCATCGGGGTGCTGGTGGGTGTGCTGCTTTCGGGCATCTTCTTCTCGGCCAAGATCGCGCAGCTTTTCCGCGTGACGTCGGAGATTTCGCCGGACGGGCGCGAACGCACCTATGTCGTCGAGGGCCAGCTTTTCTTCGCCTCGACCGAAGAGTTCATGAAGGCCTTCGACTTCAAGGAGGCGCTGGAGCGCGTGACCATCGATGTCAGCCGCGCCCATATCTGGGACGTCTCGTCCGTTGCAGCGCTTGACATGGCGGTGTTGAAGTTCCGGCGCGAGGGCGCCGAGGTCGAGATCAGGGGCATGAACGAGGCATCCGAGACCATCGTCGACAAGCTGGGCGTGCATGACAAGCCCGGCGCGATGGAAGACCTGCTGGGGCACTGA
- a CDS encoding bifunctional helix-turn-helix domain-containing protein/methylated-DNA--[protein]-cysteine S-methyltransferase, producing the protein MPRDETEGYHFAVIRRAIDRIDAAGGEALSLEALATEMTMSPAHFQRVFSRWVGVSPKRYQQYLTLGHARSLMRDRFTTLAAADTLGLSGSGRLHDLFLKWEAMSPGDYAQKGAGLTIAYGYFDGPFGDTLAMATDKGLCGLAFTEETGRDAAFADMAARWPEARYVEAPENLAPLVAAAFAQSGEARLHLIGAPFQIKVWEALLSVPSGHVTTYSEIARAIGNPRAVRAVGTAVGRNPISYLIPCHRALRKTGALGGYHWGLPVKRALLAWEGARADAEAG; encoded by the coding sequence ATGCCGAGAGACGAAACCGAGGGCTACCATTTCGCGGTCATCCGCCGCGCCATCGACCGGATCGACGCAGCCGGGGGCGAGGCGCTGTCGCTGGAGGCGCTGGCCACCGAAATGACCATGAGCCCCGCACATTTCCAGCGGGTGTTCAGCCGCTGGGTCGGCGTCTCTCCCAAGCGGTATCAGCAATACCTGACGCTCGGCCACGCGCGGTCGCTGATGCGCGACCGCTTCACCACGCTCGCCGCCGCAGACACGCTGGGCCTGTCGGGATCGGGGCGGCTGCACGACCTGTTTCTGAAGTGGGAGGCGATGAGCCCCGGCGACTACGCACAGAAGGGCGCGGGGCTGACCATCGCCTATGGATATTTCGACGGCCCCTTCGGCGACACGCTGGCCATGGCCACCGACAAGGGCCTGTGCGGCCTTGCCTTCACCGAGGAAACCGGGCGCGACGCCGCCTTTGCCGACATGGCCGCGCGCTGGCCCGAGGCCCGGTATGTCGAGGCTCCCGAAAACCTTGCGCCGCTGGTCGCGGCTGCCTTTGCCCAATCGGGCGAGGCGCGGCTGCACCTGATCGGCGCCCCGTTCCAGATCAAGGTGTGGGAGGCGCTTCTGTCCGTGCCCTCCGGCCATGTCACCACCTATTCCGAAATCGCGCGCGCCATCGGCAACCCCCGGGCCGTGCGCGCCGTGGGCACCGCGGTGGGGCGCAACCCGATCAGCTATCTCATTCCCTGCCACCGGGCCCTGCGGAAGACCGGCGCCCTTGGGGGCTATCACTGGGGCCTGCCCGTCAAGCGCGCGCTGCTGGCCTGGGAAGGGGCCCGGGCGGATGCCGAGGCCGGCTGA
- a CDS encoding FadR/GntR family transcriptional regulator, whose translation MPFQKIQPEKLSHAVVRQIELLILRGILRPGERLPSERDLSEKLGVSRPSLREAISELQDRGLLVSRAGAGVYVAEVLGAAFSDALIRLMGTHEEALFDYIAFRRDLEGLAAERAALLASTTDLQVIGAILAKMEAAHDKRDPTDEARLDAEFHLAIIEASHNVVMLHMIRAMFDLLRQGVFYNRQIMFGQRTTRDMLLDQHRAINDALQARDPTGARTAVERHLDYVEEALSAQLQSERNEAVARQRLEHELGKT comes from the coding sequence ATGCCATTTCAGAAAATCCAGCCCGAAAAGCTCTCTCATGCCGTGGTGCGGCAGATCGAGTTGCTGATCCTGCGCGGTATCCTGCGCCCGGGCGAGCGCCTGCCGTCAGAGCGCGACCTGTCGGAAAAGCTGGGCGTTTCCCGCCCCTCCCTGCGCGAGGCGATTTCCGAATTGCAGGACCGTGGCCTGCTGGTCAGCCGGGCCGGGGCGGGCGTCTATGTGGCCGAGGTGCTGGGCGCAGCCTTTTCCGACGCGCTGATCCGGCTGATGGGCACCCATGAGGAGGCGCTGTTCGACTACATCGCCTTCCGGCGCGATCTGGAAGGGCTGGCCGCCGAACGCGCGGCGCTTCTCGCCTCGACCACCGATCTGCAGGTCATCGGCGCGATCCTTGCCAAGATGGAAGCCGCCCACGACAAGCGCGACCCGACGGACGAGGCGCGGCTGGATGCGGAATTTCACCTCGCCATCATCGAGGCCAGCCACAACGTGGTCATGCTGCACATGATCCGGGCGATGTTCGATCTTTTGCGGCAGGGCGTGTTCTACAACCGGCAGATCATGTTCGGCCAGCGCACGACCCGCGACATGCTGCTGGACCAGCACCGCGCGATCAACGATGCCCTGCAGGCCCGCGACCCCACGGGCGCCCGGACCGCCGTGGAACGGCACCTCGACTATGTCGAAGAAGCGCTGAGCGCGCAGCTTCAGTCCGAACGGAACGAGGCCGTGGCGCGCCAGCGGCTGGAACACGAACTGGGCAAGACCTGA
- the nth gene encoding endonuclease III gives MAKPLDYHTIKEIFTRFQAEEPEPKGELEHVNAFTLLVAVALSAQATDAGVNRATRPLFAKVDTPEAMLALGEEGLIEHIKTIGLYRNKAKNVLKLSRILVDEYDGEVPSSRAALQALPGVGRKTANVVLNMWWGLPAQAVDTHIFRVGNRTRIAPGKTVDIVERAIEDNIPAEFQRHAHHWLILHGRYVCKARKPMCPNCLIRDLCPCEDKTE, from the coding sequence ATGGCAAAGCCGCTCGACTATCACACGATCAAAGAGATCTTCACCCGCTTTCAGGCCGAGGAGCCCGAGCCGAAGGGGGAACTGGAACATGTGAACGCCTTCACCCTTCTGGTGGCCGTGGCTTTGTCGGCGCAGGCGACCGATGCGGGCGTCAACAGGGCGACGCGCCCGCTTTTTGCCAAGGTGGACACGCCAGAGGCGATGCTGGCGCTGGGGGAAGAAGGTCTGATCGAGCATATCAAGACCATCGGGCTTTACCGCAACAAGGCGAAGAATGTGCTGAAGCTCAGCAGGATCCTCGTCGACGAATATGATGGTGAGGTGCCGTCGTCCCGCGCGGCGTTGCAGGCGCTGCCGGGCGTGGGGCGCAAGACCGCCAACGTGGTTCTGAACATGTGGTGGGGGCTGCCGGCGCAGGCGGTCGATACCCACATCTTCCGCGTCGGCAACCGCACCCGCATCGCGCCGGGCAAGACCGTCGATATCGTCGAGCGCGCGATCGAGGACAATATCCCGGCCGAGTTCCAGCGCCACGCCCATCACTGGCTGATCCTGCACGGCCGCTACGTTTGCAAGGCGCGCAAGCCGATGTGCCCCAACTGCCTAATCCGCGATCTCTGCCCCTGTGAGGACAAGACAGAATGA
- a CDS encoding aminotransferase class V-fold PLP-dependent enzyme codes for MPGLRPDVDPDGLSEFSVVFTDRSLNHMSAKFQGVMRDISAMLREVYGAEAVALVPGGGTFAMEAVARQFATGRRALIVRNGWFSYRWTQIFEAGGFAADTTVVMARPAGNIPQAPFAPPPIEDVIAAIRNDKPEVVFAPHVETSSGIILPDDYITQMAAAAHEVGALMVLDCIASGCVWVDMSKTGVDVLISAPQKGWSASPSAGMVMLSALAAERLDGTASNSFAMDLKKWRAIMKAYEDGGHAYHATMPTDALVGLRDAMTETRAMGFDAAKDAQWALGNAVREMLAGMGVVSVAAPGFGAPGVVVSFTSDPDIQNGRKFLAEGMQIAAGVPLQVGEGAEFRTFRLGLFGLDKLADVDATLARLRPVLERVLAG; via the coding sequence TTGCCCGGCTTGCGTCCCGATGTCGATCCCGATGGTCTGAGCGAATTCTCGGTGGTCTTCACCGACCGGTCCCTGAACCACATGTCGGCCAAATTCCAGGGGGTCATGCGCGATATCTCCGCCATGCTGCGCGAGGTCTATGGCGCAGAGGCCGTCGCATTGGTGCCCGGTGGCGGCACCTTCGCGATGGAGGCCGTGGCACGCCAGTTCGCAACCGGGCGCCGCGCGCTGATCGTGCGCAATGGCTGGTTCTCCTACCGCTGGACGCAGATATTCGAGGCCGGCGGCTTTGCCGCGGACACGACCGTCGTCATGGCACGCCCCGCCGGCAACATACCGCAGGCACCTTTCGCGCCGCCGCCGATCGAGGATGTGATCGCCGCGATCAGGAACGACAAGCCGGAAGTCGTCTTCGCCCCCCATGTCGAGACGTCCTCGGGCATCATCCTGCCCGACGACTACATCACGCAGATGGCCGCGGCCGCGCACGAGGTCGGCGCGCTGATGGTACTCGACTGCATCGCGTCGGGCTGCGTCTGGGTGGACATGTCGAAAACCGGCGTGGACGTTCTGATCTCGGCCCCGCAAAAGGGCTGGTCGGCCTCCCCCTCGGCGGGGATGGTGATGCTGTCGGCCCTTGCGGCCGAACGGCTGGACGGCACCGCGTCGAATTCCTTCGCGATGGACCTGAAGAAATGGCGCGCAATCATGAAGGCGTATGAGGATGGCGGACATGCCTATCATGCCACCATGCCAACCGATGCGCTGGTGGGGCTTCGTGATGCGATGACAGAGACCAGGGCGATGGGCTTTGACGCCGCGAAAGACGCGCAATGGGCACTGGGCAATGCGGTGCGCGAGATGCTGGCCGGAATGGGCGTGGTTTCAGTCGCGGCCCCGGGCTTTGGCGCGCCGGGGGTGGTGGTGTCGTTCACCAGCGACCCGGATATCCAGAACGGCCGCAAGTTTTTGGCCGAGGGGATGCAGATCGCCGCGGGCGTGCCGTTGCAGGTGGGTGAGGGTGCCGAGTTCCGGACCTTCCGGCTCGGTCTCTTCGGCCTCGACAAGCTGGCCGATGTGGACGCGACGCTGGCCCGCCTTCGCCCGGTGCTGGAGCGGGTGCTGGCGGGCTGA